The Syngnathoides biaculeatus isolate LvHL_M chromosome 20, ASM1980259v1, whole genome shotgun sequence nucleotide sequence aaattgtccctaagtgtgattgcgagtgcggctgtttgtctccatgtgacccgcgattggctggcgaccagcctcctgggataggctccagcactccccgcgacccttgtgaggatatgcggttaagaaaacggatggatggatatgagcTTCACTCCCTCATCAACTGATGTTGAAGGCTATCCACATTTTGAGATGACGTCGATGTCTTTTGCGCCCGAATATGAAAGCCGCCAAGCGGTCCGCATGTAATCATTTTGCGAGGACCGCAGCTTTTCCTGTTACCATGGctttatgaataataaataacgATTGACAGCGTGATTGCTGGTTGACTCGCTCATCTACAGAGTTGGTTCCCCCATAagagggtggggaaaaaaacggaggGAGTTTTGAAACATTATCATTTAAATCGGAGCGGTCGTTTTggacatccattcattttctgagccgcttatcctcaagaggcacgcgggagtgctggagccgatcccagctgtcatcgggcaggagttggggtacaccctgaattggttgccagccaatcgcagggcgcatggaaacagacaacagtcacaatcacacctagaggtaatctatctatctatctatctatctatctatctatctatctatctatctatctatctatctatctatctatctatctatctatctatctatctatctatctatctatctatctatctatcaacccattttcttcaccgcttatcctcacgagggtcgtggggagcgctccagcctatcccagctgtcaacggacaagaggcagggtacaccctgaattggttgccagccaatcgcagggcagatgaagacaaacagccacactcacaatttagagtgtccatttaatgttgcatgtttttggggatgtgggagaaaatcaaggcggggtgggatttgaacgctATCCAGCTGCGCCCGCCGTGCCGAAACgttttggacagttctttgaaATCAGGCAAGCCTCTGAAGTGACAAATTCAATGCAagcaataaaaatcaaaacaacagaaaaaaaataaataagagctAATTAGTGGCAAACATTCTTTTGGGTCCATATTCATCTGGCGGCCGACGGGAAGCgtggcatcctcctcctcctcctcctcctcatcatcatcatcatcatcatctacatTTTGCATCCCAGATAAACAAGTGGCCCCCATGTTTAATTTATGAGGCTCTCGGCAGCCTTCACaatcaattttaaaacaagCGGGCCAATGACAATTGTTTGTTCGGCGGGGGCAAAATCATCGACTTCAAAACGAGTTGTCGTCCTCAGGTCTGATGTTGTTAGCGACCGGCGCATTAGCGACAAATGAGATTATCGCATCGATTGTCGAGGGCAGAAAATGCTGCGAGATTTTGACCTTACGTGTTCCcgccaaatatccatccattttcttttgccgcttatcctcacgagagcgctggagcctatcccagctgtcaacgggcaggaggcggggtacaccctgaactggttgccagccaatcggagggcacatagacataaacaaccgcactcacaatcacacttaggggcaatttagggtgtccaattaatgttgcatgtttttgggatgtgggaggaaaccggagtgcccggagaatacccacgcagggacggggagaacttataaactccacacaggcggggccgggatcaaacccgggtcctcagaactgtgaggccaacgctttaccagccgaccCACCTTGCCGCCTTCCCGCCAAATATTTGGTACGAATGTCAGCAGATTATCAGATGTGCTCAAAGCAATTTTAAACTCGTAACCTGACCACATCTCGTTTGTCGCATTTACAGGGTCCGAAACTGAAGCGAGCCGCACAAGTCCGAGTCAGCAAATGGACCGGCGATTATGGGTTTCGAGATTGACACGCATTCACATATACTACACCACATTTGTTGCATCGCACGATTGTCCACGTAATTGAACGGACGCAGTCAAAACCAGCACATAGATTATTCTGGACTGTTCCGAGATTTTGCTCATTTGTCCCGTTTTTATGATCAAATGGAGGTCTGGGGCTGCCCGAGAAGAGGCCCCGCGTGCGAGTAACAAGACGGTGTGGCCACTGGACCGACTTGAGTGAAATTAGCGGCAAGTTCTGCTGAGtcggggagaaaatgcacagCTATAAATTGTGCTCCGACCACAGCTCATTGATATTAATGAAATACTAGTTGTGTCTTGTAATGGCGAGAGCCAAGTTATCGGAGAGTGAGAGCCTCACTTCCTACATCCACAGttgattgtttttattgattGGTGTCAAtcacaaaatgaaaatcacTTCCAAGGGCGTATTTGCCGGGTCAGCACAAGACACAAATTGAGGCAAAATCTTTACGTCGCCCAAAACCGTCAAATTGACGGCGAGTCTTTGCTGCTACCATGTGGACGTAGACAGCTATGCAGCCAGAAGACCACCACTAAGGTTTCAAACTCCAATAAAGGTCTTTTATGATCCTTGGCATGTTTTGCCGTTAATGAGACTGCAAAAGTTATCATTTTTGCTGGGTAACGTTTGGCCGATGAGTAGTTTTAGAGCAATTATTTGCAAAAGAATCACTGCATAAGTCCAGCTGAGTTGTATTTACCTTTTAAGCTCCACGTGCTTGAATTATGACTTCATTATTTTTGCAACAGCGCAGGTACAAAATAGTTCATAAAAGGTGCTGAAAAGTCAAACTGGGGATTCAGAGCGGGGGGAGAGGAtgtaaaaaatagattttaaaatgaatgagcCAGCGGCTGCGAGCGAGAGAGCGCTGCCGAGAATTTGGGGACTTTTGTTTGGATCAGTAGAAGTGACCAATGAAGTTGTTCTGGAATCCTCCGCCGGCATGCGCTGCTGGTTTAATTGGCAAGAAATGGGGacgtgggggtggagggggtgggggagattCTGCCACACATGATTTACTTCAGCGCATGGCTAAGTATTAAGCTAATGGACAGTAATGGGGCAAAACCACTGACATTTTTGCACGGCTTGTCTTGCTCCATTTGGAGGGTTtcttatgtctttttttttcaaccttttatCGTCTCCGAGGGGGGCCCCGGGGTAGAGGACCGCTCCGCATTTATACGCGCTCATGAGAGGTGTGTACATAATTGGGAATCAATGAGTTGAATACTTTATAAAGCCTGGAGAAGCTGCCGTCGCTTTCAGACGTCGGTACGAACACTCGAAACCTGCGTAAACAGCAGAAGATTACAATAGTAAGGCCCTGTGTGCTTCTCAGTGCGGCATAGTTACTGTAAATAACAGTGTGGGTTTAATTACCCCGCCAAATAATTGTTCCCATAAAGTAATTTGTAAtaactgtgaaaaaaagtcaagaagCCATAACAATAATGATAGTTATCATTAAAGGATGTGGATTAATTGTgttccattgttttgttttaatcatgACTACTGGAAAGTcattatgctaaaaaaaaaaaaaatcccgttttAATAATTTCCTGTTTGTACTGGACTTTATAATATCATTCTCATACATACCATTATGGTGatcagcctcggtacacagaaagaatttaacgcgagcgccacatcaccgcataaaccgcagggttgaaagcgtgtgaataaagtcgcggcttgtaggccggaaattacaggaGTTGACTTCACGCGAAACTCCATATTGTACAAATGAGGCAGATACATCACACAAAACACTCAAACTGCTGCAGTGAGGCCatttattcaaattttgaaCTTGAAAAATGAGTAAGCAGACAAAATGATCAACATCCGTGGACAAGCAGACATACATTTGGTCCATTCGACATGACAACATTTCAAAGTTTGCAACAATTTTAAACAATTCCCAAATATCTGTGACATACGCTCCTCGAAATACACACAATGTTCAGGTAATTCAGAGcgaaatatgtatatatacagtaatatgtTGTGTACTTTGGACGTTAGGTCACACATCCCTGCAAATTTGCGTACAGGTGCTGCTTGttcgcttttgtttttttcatcccaTGTCGAGTCGGCCCATGTTTTGTGTGAAACTGCTGAACGTTGCTGGATGTCATAAATTCACGTGGACTTTTGAAAATACCAGAACAGCCCCATTATTTTGGATTTGATTGCTCTTATAACATAACGTTCTGTACAgatcatttgaatttattttttttgggggggtgggtggaCTATATACAGAAAAAATTACAGAAcgtgttatgatttttttatgttggttttgtacagttttgttttatgCTATGAAGTTTATACGcccaacacccaaaaaaattacaacagtctCTCAAAATATTGCCAAAAAATGTGTGCGAGGGAACATGAAAAGCTAATTTTCACATATCCCAATGCAAGTTATCCAAGTTTCAGAATTTTAGAAAAACTGTGCCAATCCACAATTGAACCGTAAAGCATGCTAAGCCTGATTGGGAAGTAGGTGTGCTGTATCTGCAAGATCCACAGCCACCCCCCTCAAAACCACAGATTTGTCTGCCATACGCAGCATGGATTTAAGACTCGCCCAAAAGACTTGCTGCTTGCACTCGTCCTTCGGCCACTCCAGGTACGTCTGCTGCTGGAGCAAAGTCCTCAGTCGCAAGTACTTTTTGGGCAGGCAGTCGGTGGGGATGGGCTCCAAAAGGATGAACACCAAAGAGTCCTCTTGGATGTTGATGGCTCTGTGCTGGGCAAAGAACAGCTCGTAGTTGCACCATTCGCTCTGGACGAAATGTttggagaggaggaagagggttTTGTAGCTGGACTCCACGCAGTTGATGATGTTGTCTATGATGAATTCGCCAGGTAAAAAATCACGTTCGTGAACACACAGTGAAATCCCAACGCTCTCCAAGGAGGGGACCAGTTCGCTGCTCACAAACTTGGCATCCCGATGACTGTAGGAGATGAACGCGTGGTAAGAAAATGACATATTCTTCAGCAAATACGAACGCTTCTTGCCTCTCCTCTTCACCCGGATCCACACCCATAACATCTTTGTGTACCACGCACCATCCAGTTTgtagaaaagcaggcccaaggTTGTTGCGACTAATAGTAACACCGAGAAAGCCACTGttgtttggagccatatttCGCACGAGATCACACTGGTTTTATACTCGGACAATGGCAGGCCCTTTAACTGTTTCGGCGTGCTGCATGAATAGTCCAAGGGCCAGTCCAAGAGCAAAGACTTGTTAAAGTCTTTGAGGAACCAGTGGAGGTCACATGAGCATACGAAGGGATTGTTCCCAGCTTGGAGGAGCTGAAGCTTCGGAAATCCCGCAAAGACATACCGAGAAAGACCCGTGATCGCGTTCCGGTCCACGAAGAAACTGATGAGGTTTGGGGCATCGAGTAGTTCTGGGAGCACTTGGACGCTGTTAGCACTGAGATGGAGGTGTGTCAGTTTGGGAAACCGAGACAGGTCCTCTTGGTTTATGGCAGTTATTCCCGTTTTTGACAAGTAAATTCGCTGGAAATTTGGTGACAGGTACTCAAAAACTTTGTTGCCCAGATTGTTATTCCCGAGATTGAGCTCAGTCAAGTGAGCGGGCCATTTGCAGCTGACATCCAAGTATATGGAATTGAAGCTCAAATCCAAGGACTCCAGCTGTTTCATTTTATGTGTCTGTCCTGAGATGAAAGACAAACTGCTGAAACGGTTCTTGCTCAACAACAGGTGCTTCAGTTTGGGAAAAACTGAAGTGTTGGAACACGGAGGCCACCAGAAACCCAAATCGCTCAGGAGGTTGTCTGACACGTCCAAGGTTTCCAATGTTGGGAGGACAGATAAGAGTTTACAGGGTAAAATGTTCATTCCACTCCTAGAAAATTTCACATAGTTCACATTTGAAACATCATCAAAGCTCATGTTAAATGTAGGATACTTGTATTGATGATGTATTACTCCATTAAAGGTTACAGAGCGAAGACTAATGCTGTGATTGACGGGATGAAACTGAAACTGTAAACCATCAGGTGTATCTTCGTTGTATGTGACATTGATAAAGGAGATATTCTGAGAAGAAGACAGCCAAAGGTTCTTTAAGAATATCTCCATGAACGAGCTGTTGAGCCAAGTGTTTTCTATGGTGAGGTTTCGAACATAGGGCATTGATCTCAGGTTCTGGAAGGGGTCGTCGGTCACGTTGCAATCGTCAGAAAACACGGTGAGGAACCTCAAGGCACTCGCCCGTGTCACATTCAGATCCACGAGGAGGTTGTCAAACAAACTGAAACGCCCACAGAAGTTAGTGAAAGGCGACAACTTCTGCAGGGACAACACCCCAAGCGCTCCCGATTCATACTTTTGCCATGGAACTCCTGCACCCAGAACCAAATGCTCCAAGGGGATGCTCGTCACAGGTTTGAAGTCATTTAAATTCACTGACAGAGCCGCTTTGCTTCCTAATGACAGCACTCGCAGATTTGCAAGGTTCTGAAAACAATCCGGCAGCTGATAGGCCTCGTAGAGATTATCGGATAAATCCAACACGGTCAATCGTGGCAGTGAGATATCAGGGATGATTGTGAGTTCGTTGGAGGACATATCCAGAAGTTGAAGGCCAGGAGTGTGTTGAAACACACCAGGAGAGATCACCCTGAGCCCGCAATGAGTCACATTCAGAAAACACAACAGAGGCAGCCGGGGGAAAGCGTCTGCGCTGATACTTTGGATGGGGTTGTGAGAGACGTCCAAGTATTCCGTGGTGTCTGGCAGATTTAAGGGAAAGGATGTAAGATTTTGATTGGAGAGGTCTGCAACTCTCCTTCTCGAAGTCACGCACAATTCAAATCGTTTGCCGTCCCACCCTGTCGCCGTACGGTCTGGAGTTAACGGGAAAACAACCAACAACACCGCCACAATGGtcctgaaaaaacaaatatgggaTAATTAGGTCTTAAGTGAtgcaaaatttgcaaaaattacCGAAAGGCGAAGAAATGGTCACCTTACCTTAGGAACGACATACCTTCGGCCACACTCAACCGTGAACGCATCAGGTTGATtgtgtgtgctgtgtgtgtAAATCTCTGCTCTTAAGAGCTTCTCACCTTTTACTCGCTTCCTCTTTATTTCACCAACATGTGTTCATTTCTGGTTCTATTTTACTCTGTCAACAGGCCTAATAAAAGCCTTTGTAAATGGCTTCCAAGTTAAATATTAACTGCTTGGTAAAAGGAGACATACaatgcatttgtttctattgTTTTCCTACAGTTTGAAAGGCTTCCTAAACGTCTTGATGAAATGTCTGGAATTTTTTTCGTCAAATTTCATAAAGGATATTTGATTATGGCGCACTTAAGACACATCCGGCGTCACATTTAATTatcagcttctttttttttttttttttttttttacagctgctttcatctgtcagcctataaaCGTCCACATTTCTGGACGGTCTGGTTCAAATACAGGCAGCTTCCTGAATGTAAACAAtgaaagttcatttattttaagaCCACTGCGGGTGAATTTGCCttcatgtatttcattttttcacaacaaaatgaagaaaaatgtttgtctatttgtgatccaagcaggttggaagagttggcggaaggtgtgttatgtgacagaagagtttctgctagcagaactggagatggcagaaatgaagatgctgaggttctcgctcggagtgagcaggttggataggattagaaatgaggtcattagagggacagccaaagttggatgttttgaagacgaggttagagagagagcagactttgatggtttggacatgtccggaggcgagagagtgactatgtcggtagaagggtgctgaggatgcgagagagcgagagaaagaccaaagaaaacgtggatggatgttgtgagggaggacatgaggacagttgggtgttcgagaagatgcacgagataggcttagatggaaaaagatgacacgctgtgtcaAACTTCGGTGATGAACATTTCTGGCTACAATGCCCCCGTTTGGAAGCTTGATCAACAAAATGTCAGCCATGTGTCTCATTACACCAGCATTGATTGACCTTCTTTTCAAATTATGAAtatgaagcaatttttttttttgacaaccacTTCCCAAATAGTAAAGCATTGCTTTTGAAAATGATCGTATGATCCATCAACACTTTTACAACCTGTGAGGGGGAAATCACAGAGTCATAGTAGAGAATGACAATCGGTTTATAAAGGGGGATTAAAATAATCACTCAATGCAAATATGTGTAGAaccagtagattttttttatttttgcatttcaatatGACATGTGACGGATATgacagattttaaaaatcagtcAAGAAGGTAAGAATCAGTAGGCATACCCAGTTTTATCTTAAAAGTTGCCTTTCAAAGTTCAGTTTGCACAAATCTTGTCACACACTAAAATGACGAGAGAAAGCTTTGTCATTTCATAATATTTTGGTTAGTATtttgcacactcacacacacacaaaaaaaacaatacatggaATAATCAGAAGCAAAAGTCACAAGGAAGTCAAACATGAAACAAAGGTACTGAAGACCAAACAAGTTTACACACGACTTTAGATTTGAATGCAACGGAAATCTCCTTCACGCGCATCTTCTAAAATTAGAGAAGCCGTCACAGAGATgtagagaaaaaagaaaaaattatgtATTCTCAACTGCTGTCACTTGAGCGAAAGGGAAAAGGATTCATACCAGTAATCATCACTATTTCTTTGATTTGCTCAAATGAATGATTTACCTTTCGACAGTAATGTACAGTAACGTGACGGTAACGTCAAACAAAACTCATAATTGTACAAATATAATGAATAAGCCCGACGCATACCACGAGCAGCAGGCCATGTGGACGCGTATTCAAATTTTGAATTCCAGAATGAGAAAGCAGCCGAGGATGTGATCGGGGTTTGAACAGCAACTGTACATTTGTGTCATTCAAACCAAGTTGAAACCCATTTACAAATTATGAAGTGCAGAATGAGTTTGTTTCCTAGAATATAGAACCGTTTTCAGCTGTCTGTGACCAACCTTTGTTAAAATGGGCCCAGGAGGTCCTTGAGAGACCCAGTTCGCATCCAAGCAATTGAAAAGTTTTCCATAATGCACCCTCATGCATGTcatcagagcaaaaaaaaaatacagaatttgacACAGTTATGCT carries:
- the LOC133493964 gene encoding toll-like receptor 1; this translates as MSFLRTIVAVLLVVFPLTPDRTATGWDGKRFELCVTSRRRVADLSNQNLTSFPLNLPDTTEYLDVSHNPIQSISADAFPRLPLLCFLNVTHCGLRVISPGVFQHTPGLQLLDMSSNELTIIPDISLPRLTVLDLSDNLYEAYQLPDCFQNLANLRVLSLGSKAALSVNLNDFKPVTSIPLEHLVLGAGVPWQKYESGALGVLSLQKLSPFTNFCGRFSLFDNLLVDLNVTRASALRFLTVFSDDCNVTDDPFQNLRSMPYVRNLTIENTWLNSSFMEIFLKNLWLSSSQNISFINVTYNEDTPDGLQFQFHPVNHSISLRSVTFNGVIHHQYKYPTFNMSFDDVSNVNYVKFSRSGMNILPCKLLSVLPTLETLDVSDNLLSDLGFWWPPCSNTSVFPKLKHLLLSKNRFSSLSFISGQTHKMKQLESLDLSFNSIYLDVSCKWPAHLTELNLGNNNLGNKVFEYLSPNFQRIYLSKTGITAINQEDLSRFPKLTHLHLSANSVQVLPELLDAPNLISFFVDRNAITGLSRYVFAGFPKLQLLQAGNNPFVCSCDLHWFLKDFNKSLLLDWPLDYSCSTPKQLKGLPLSEYKTSVISCEIWLQTTVAFSVLLLVATTLGLLFYKLDGAWYTKMLWVWIRVKRRGKKRSYLLKNMSFSYHAFISYSHRDAKFVSSELVPSLESVGISLCVHERDFLPGEFIIDNIINCVESSYKTLFLLSKHFVQSEWCNYELFFAQHRAINIQEDSLVFILLEPIPTDCLPKKYLRLRTLLQQQTYLEWPKDECKQQVFWASLKSMLRMADKSVVLRGVAVDLADTAHLLPNQA